The Ursus arctos isolate Adak ecotype North America unplaced genomic scaffold, UrsArc2.0 scaffold_18, whole genome shotgun sequence genomic sequence AAGTTGGGGGATGCCATGTGAAAAAATTCAATCAGGTACTGCATGCGACGCAGTACAGAGGCATGCAGAGTAAACTTCAAGAGACGGGCCGCACTGGGCAGAGCGAGCCCCGTGAGCGGGACGCCTGCCTCAGCAACCGGCACTCTGCGCGGGGTGGCACTGTGGGTTACCTCTGAACTGAGCAACAAAAGCCAGCCTTGAGAGAGCACAACTTGAGAGAAAGGAACCACTGGTCATGGCATTCTAGTCTGAGAGCTTGACCATACCTGATAATAGAGGGGGGCCGTGCCAGGCTCCGGTGGGTATGGCGAGGGGTAATGGGACTGGTAGCCATCATACAAGGGTCTGTAATAGTAGTAAGATGCCAGGTCTGGAGGAGGCGGCTGCAGCCAGTGCTGGTCTGACCGCACGGCTGCCTGGCTCGAGCTGGTAGACACGACCGACGCGCTGGAAGACCGAGGTGGCCGAGGCGGCAGTGGCTGACCTGCGTCAGCTGGAGCTGGGCTTGTGGGTGGTGGGACCGAGTTCTGGGGCTGTCCCTGCACGGGTGGACCTCCTGGGTTTGAAGGATCTGTACATGTTGCTTTGGGCCCTTGTGGGGGAGGTGGTGCTGGCTCCTGCTGGGCTCTCTCTGGGCCACGCTGTTCCTGAGCGTCTTTTGTCACCTGTTGGTAGAAATGGTTTGAGTTATGTGGCCCTGGCCCAGGTTGTCTCGGATGACTGCTGACGGTGTGCTGACAAGCAGAGCTGTCAGAATGGGATGGGCTATACATTCTTAGAGGATTTTCCAAAGTCCTATTTAGTGTGAAGTCTAGGGCTCCAGAAGTTTCTTCCCAATGACTGGAGTGATCTGCCTTATTACCAGCAGGTACCGAGGTAGCGTTTGCAGGTGGCACTAACATCACGCCTGTGCTTCCAGCAGGGCCACAAACCAACTCGGGAAGAACGTTCTTTGCATTATCAATCTTCTGGCTTTCTGAAAGCAAGTTCTTTGGAACTGGATGAGGCGGTGGCTGAACCAGCAAATTAGTAGATTGATTAGAAACTATTTCCGAAGTACCAGGAACTTGTGGAAAACTACTGTGCGTGAGACTATTAGGCAGAGGTGAGCGGGTGAGACAGCCGGCCACGATCCCAGACACAGGAGCACTGTCTCCAGAGTCTCCCCCCACAGCCCGGCTGCTTGCCGAGGGTTTATCCCCCACCAAACCATCTCTCCAGGGCTGATTCTTCTCATTAGGACTCGATAAGGACACAGAAAAATTAATGGGCTGAGCCAAATTATAGCTTTGATCAGGCTGGGCAATCAAGACTGGTTGATTCTGCAAAGATTCAGTGGGCGGTGAGGATAACAGACTGGCATAGCCAGAACTTGCCTGTGACGGGAGGGCCTCCTCTTCTCCCATCTTGGGAGGGTTCTCGAGGTTCTCAGAAGCACCAATGCTGTCCCCACTGTGCAGAGGGAGGCCAGAGCCTGGCTGCTGGGACTGCAGAGCGGACGCGCCCTCATCTGGCGGCTGGATCACTTCGGATGGCTGTGGTTTCACAGGCACGTGCAACGCAGGAGCAGCTGGGGCTAGAAGGACGTTGCCTCCAAAATCTGGCAACTCGTTCTGTGCCCACAACGTTGTCACTGGGCTCTCACACTTCACGGCTCCCTGGGCTCTGGCCAAAGGCCTTTTCTCAGCTGCCAGGGGCACAGTTTCCAAGGGCGGCCCCCCAGCATGTACGAGCCCGTACCCGGGCTCCACAGGTATGGAAAAGGGCGGAGAGCAGGCCTGGAGTGTGAACAGGGTCTCCATGTTGTCCGGTGGCTGCTCCAGGTTGCCGGGGGAAGTGTCGGGTGGGGCAGCAGCGGGTCTGCGCTGCTTCTGGTGGGCAATGGTCCCTCTCACCTCACCCACCACGTTGGCGCGATCGGCCTCGACGAGTTTTACTCCAACTAAGTGGGATTTCACTGGTTCAAAAGAACTATTTGCACTTGTCTGAAATATTCCAGTGGGTTTTGGGGGGCTTGGGGTTGAGGTCTGGGACAGGCTGCTGCGGTGATTCTGGCTCACGGTGGTCTCGtttgcctctcctcccacagGGGAAGAATCAATTTGCTTAAAAAAACTCCCCGAAGACTCATCTTCAGGTTTTCCAACTTCTTGCTGAATGAAAGTGCCTACGTCTTGGGGCCTGGCTGCACTCGAAAGATTCCTGTGGCTCTTGCTGCTGTAACCGGATGACACGCTATCAGACCGCACAGGGTGTGGCGTTGAATCCGGGGCCTCGAGATTTGGACCCCCACCTCCAGCGTGGCCCACAACACCGAGCCTGGGGACGGCTGGCCCAGGAAGGGGCCCGTATCTGACCTGATCGCTTGGGGAGGAAGGGTCCAAACTCAGGGGCTCACTTGGCAGAACTTCTTGATTCTGAATGAATTCTAGGTCTTCCACATTCTCAGACTGCGAGCTGCTGGCTGCGTGCGCCCCCGCACTTGCTGCACTGCCCCACGCAGCAATGGCAGCACTGGCCGTGGTGGGTCGATCAGGCTGGGGGCCTGCAGACTGAGAAAAATAAGGTTGCGGGTGTCCTCCCTGCTGCATGGCCTCACTGTTGGAACCTTTGGGAAGGGCCTGGTAAATGCCGCCTGCTCCCACATGTACAGGAGGATGACCAAGCgcggggctgggggagaagcCGTCGAAGTCAGACTGACCAGCAGAGCCTGTTTTTTCAGATGAGAGGTTCTCCTCATTTTCTGTCTCCCCACCTTGAAAAAACATGGAGAGAGCCCCCGAGTCCACTTCTGACAGGGCTCGGCTGGTCCCAGCCCCTGGGGGGTAGTGCAAATGGCTTTCTGGGCTATTTCCCTGAGCGAGGGGATTAACGAGAGCAAGGTCTGGCAACTGCTCTTTATTCACTCCTGGACTTGGCCTGAGCTCCTGGCTCGCCCAAGTATTCCCAGCCCTAGAATTTTGCCTGAATGCATTTTCAGGatcaaaattatttgttgaatggttTCCACTTTGCAGGTAGGCCACCTCATTGCTTCCATCACTGGCTAAGGGTCCTGGCAAAGACACCAGTGAGCTGAGCTGCTCGTGGCCAGGACCAAGATGCGGGTTGGATGGAGCAGGGAACTGAGAAACGATGGAGGTATGAGGCACCGCGTTCTGAACAGGTCCTTCTGGGCGGGGCCAATAATGTTGACCTGAGGGTTGTGGGCCTCCCTGCCCGGGTCCCCACTGCCCTGGCATTTGCTGACGAGGCTGAGGGAAGAAAGGGGATGGTGCTAACGCCGCAGCACTGTCGTGCGGGTTCTGGCTACTCAGGAGCCTATCAGGCCCAAGCATATTTGTGTGCGGATGGCCCCCGTGAGAACTGTCAGCACCCGCTCCTGGAATGTACTGAGAATATGGCAGAGTCTGAACTTCGGGTTCTGAGCTGGGAGCAACCTCAGCACTCCTGTTCACCTCGGGCTCCGATGGTGCTGAAGGGGTCAACACACTGGAAAACAGACTGCCATCTGCTCTGGGCTGCGACACTGGTCCTTGGGGGGTATCCCCAGCATCTGTGTGAGGCACAGGCAGACCAGGGCGCTGAAGGAACGCTGGTGGGGCCGGGCCTTGCAGAATGGGCGGGCTGCTTTTGGACGAACCGCCTAACGATGTATTTTGTAGCGCCTGTCTACTAAAAGCAAACGGATCGGTCACTGGCTGCAGTGGGCAAGTTATTGGAGTCACCGGTGCGTTGTTATTTGCCTGTCTTCTATACGGTCTGTTGGACCAGAACATGCTCTGAGGAGTCCCAGCTGGAGGTGGCCCAACCACGCCTGATGGGGCTGCCTGGGGTGGTGGCTGCATGATTGATCTTCTGCACAATTAGATGCTCCTTACGGATAGAAGCAGGATATAGGTTCCTTAAGttgaactgaaaaggaaaaagaataaattagcaTAAAATCCATATACTCAAACTCCCAGCCAGAattagaaaaaccaaaaaaaacagcGAAAGGCTGGAAACAAGAGTTTGAGTCTTCAGTCTGGGGGCCTGCcgctcctgctcccaccccccccaacccccacccccggaaCTGTGCCCCAGAGGGGCGGCTGCTACAAGGGCTGCTGAGTGCACAGGCAAGAACATGGGAGAACACCAGACCGGAATGCAAACGTGAGCTGTGCCCGGAGCTCACTGACTTCACACAAGTCACTGCCTTCTCTGCATGGCCCAGCTGAATACCCACATGGAATGCTGATGCCTCCGTGATGCCCTCACCGAAAGGGCAGAGACGAAGCACAACCAAACTGCTGATCGGATTTACTGCCAGGCACGCTGATACCTCCCCATAAATTATCACCAGATCCCGAAACAGCCAACTCCTCTAGTAAGACTGCATATCATACTTCTCACACAAGTTCATATTAGctcttgaaatgaaaacaaaaagtttaaaatctttatttccatTATAATGAAAGAGCATTATAAAGTACAGAGTAATACAAGCTGCAAaatctaaaacatataaaaatgctttttatgccCCATGTAAAAGGCCTCACTTTCTGTGTGACGACTGCTTGAACGGCATTAGCAGAACAAGCTACCTCTGGCTGCCAGAGCTGTAACAACTATGCCCGGAATGAAAACCCCAAGTAAACTTAAAGCAGCTTTAAAACTGACCAACTGACTCGATTCAAAAATTTTCAATAACAGACAGAGTGCCAAAACTTTTATAGAAAACAAAGGGGCAAAATCATCTTTACAGTGTTTTTTCGTAGCTGGTGCTAGTGGtggttttttttctaaataaaatacattacgTATAATCTCGAACAGTTAACCTGTACTTCTAAGACAAAAACCCAGATACTGTCTCTTTACAAGGTCTTTTTCCATGTGTAAATCCTTCCCCCTAGTGCCACCCTCACAAACAAATAGGATAAGTTTAGCTAATCACGGGGTAAGTAAACACCAGAGGGAGAAATTGTAGAAGGACTCTAGGGTGTAACCCACACGTTTCTGCATATGTACAACATTTTTGCTCTTGGAAATCTTTCTGAGAGCCAAATACAAGAACACACTTATGAATGTGTTTTAAGTAAAGCTACTTACAAATGAAAGCTCCTATGACTCTCTGGAAACTAGTCCTAGGAATGTATTAATTCACTACCATTACTGCCCACACATGCCCTGTCCTAGGCCAACAGGGAACCCTTCTGATGGAAGAGCACTTTGAAACTCACTCAAATTTAATGGACTATATTAGGAACAGCATTGGAGACCTCATTGGGTTATAAGCTaacatttcaaaacaaagaaCATTTACACCTCAGCTTTCTATGGAGAGAGGACAGGCAGAGCCCTTCCTGTCATCTGTGCAACAGAGGCTCCTAGGACAACCTCAAAGGCACAACGTCCTCCTGGTAAGGCTTCGGCAGCGGACCCTCACCGTTCTGagcagctttaaaaaagaaaaaccacacatGGCAGAGGCCCAGAGGATTACACAGCAGAGGTGTGACTGGGAGAGCACGGCTGGGTGTCCCGCTGAATGGCCCCAGGGAACACCCCTTGTCTTTCTGTGATcctgtctcttcatctgtaaagcacGAAGCAACAGGACCATTTCTAAGGTTCCTTCCGGGTTTCATCTTACAAAGTTCTATTCACATCCGATTCTAGGACCTTAATCCCTACTGCAGTTTAATAGGGaaattttatcaaaatgtaaatttcataGGTTTATACGTACATGTTTTCCTTGAAGaaacttcctttaaaaactattttctcaaCTCCTGGACTAAGCACCATTTTATAAGCAAACACTATCACTTCCCTATAAAGTAGAATCCCCTACTCTCCGCCCAACCCATAATTGAGAGCTTTTTACCAATATGCCAATTTCATTCGGAACAATCTTGAACATGAACATTATCCTTCTGATCTTTTTTCTCTATTCACAAACAGAAAAACTGCCTATCATTTCTCTCCTGACCCCAGGGAACTTAATTCCAGCCAGGAAGTCAACCTGTACCCTCAAGACATCTAACTTTAAAAAAGGCACCACTTCAGAGAGACCAGCTGCTTTTCTTAAAGATGCATTACTCATAAACCTAGCCCTTCAAATAGACTGCCTTGTATCTCTGGGAAATAAGTTAACACAACCTATTTCCAAAGTAAATTCCTGACTGTGGGACCGAGACACTTCAAGCCCACTCCTATCCTCTCAGAGCTGCTACCTCAAGCTAGGAGTGTGCAAACCAACTGGAGCGCCAGAAAGCCCCTGAGAGTCTACCCTTTGCCTATAAGCTCCCTCACAGTGAGTGTCGGTGTGATGTCCCTGTCAGACTATGGGACACTTCACCTAAAGACACCATAAACTCCAACCTTCCTAAGTACACAAACACATTCAGATGTTAAACAACAAGAAAGGTGAGTCTAAACACTGCTGAAAATGACAAAGATCATAAAGGAGGCACTGACATTCAGGAAAGAGTTTTACAGAAGCAAGAAGGAATCATTAAAATCGACACACTACCCTAAAGAAAGCTTTCCGGACGATTTTGGGACTTACTGCTATTTAGGGTGAATGAATCACAGGAACAAGAAGCAGCACTATTTTGCCTCTTGCCTTATTTTTGCAAGATAACAGCACCCAGAATCCTAAGAAACagcatgggaaaaaaaaacccaaacctgaaAGGAGCCTGGTTGTTCTGAAACTCACAAAAGTATCACTGTAGGAACAACTGTCTCTGACCTGGTTTGCTCCCTGCCATATCTGGGGGTGGGAAATACCACTCAGCTTAACATCTGCACACACCGGTTTAACACATAATATCTTACGCAGCTCAGGCCCAATCTCCAAGCCACTTAAAAGTGTTTTCAGCTGAAGCaataaaaactgattttaaatggCTGTGATGTGCCCAGACACTCGACTGTAATACTTCTCCCACAAGAAGTGTAATAATTTCATTCCATATCCCTCTAACTGGTAATGTAAAACCCAAGTGGCCGACCTCCGCTGCAACACCTCGGTCATTTTAACAGACAACAACAATGCGAATCCATCTCCTCACCAGCGTGGCTCAAGAGAAATCTCTCAACCAATGGGGACAAAACTACTTTAGAAGCTTCCAAGCAAAGGGCCGCGCAAAGCTACTAAAGAAATTTCGTACACGTTCGTACTCTTTAAAAACTTGCAGGTCTGGTCTATCTTCCAGCTATTCCAACACAACCCTCCATCCAGGCCACCAGGGCTAAGCCAAGTGTCAACACAGCTGAGCCCGACAGGCACTTGCCACAGAGCCGGCCATACCTGCGGGGTCCGCGTCAGTCTGACGAGGCGGGCAACAGAGGTGCAGAAGGCGACAGGCGGGCCGCGCGCCCGGCCCACCGGACCCACCCCGGCCCCGCAggtccccaccctcccccggGGCCCCTACCCGACCCCTGGCGGTACCCGGGGATGCGCCGCCGTCCGCTCGGGGCTGGGCCCGGCCCGGCCGTTCCCCTCCGCCCGGCCCCGGCCCTCACCGGCGCGCCACAGGGCGGCCGAGACTCCCGCCCGGCCCCTCCGCGACCCCTGGGCCAGCCCCTCAGGAGCCGCCGGCGGAAGCCGGCCCGGCTGCGGCGACGAGCGCAGACACGACAGCCGCAGCAGCCATCTTGGCACATCCGGCTCCGGCCGCCGCGCCGCCGACGTGTCCGACCGCGACGTCAGCGCACGCCACGCCTGCCCACCGCGCCCATCAGCCCCGCCCATCGCAGCAGCCCCCGTGACGCTACGCCCCGTACGTTAGCTCCCCCTCCCGCCGGCCATCCATTCGCCCGCCCCTTTGGCCCCGCCCCTCACCTACGACCAATCTTTCGGCGTTCATCCCTTCGTCCCGCCCCCTTGGCCTCTCCCCTGCGACCCGCCCCTCTGCGACCCGCCCTTCGCCCACCTGCCGGGCCGGGCGCTCGAAGGACCGCCCAGAGACGTTGTCCTGTTTTCGCTGCTTCTTTCTCCCAGTCTTTTCTTGTCTTAGGATGGGAGAAGAGTTGGGGCTCTTCAGGCAGACCCAAGTGAAGGACCAGTCTTGAACGACCGAAGCCAGCGGGCGCTCCCGCCAAGAACGGCTACTCGATGCCGCCGAGAACCGGAGCGGCGCCCTGGCGCAGGCGCGACCCTCCCATTCTGCCGTTGGACTTCCTCCAAGGCTGGAGACAGGCGGAAGGCGACGCGCATGCGCGGGCCGCCACGGCGGGTTGCGCCTGCGCACCTCGCGGCGGCTCGCCGGTTGCCTGGTTACGACCACTGGCGGCTCAGGGTTCCAGTTCTGCCCGGGAAGTTCGTTCCGGTCTGCGCCCGGTCTGCGCCCGGCCCTCGGGAAGCAGAGCCCTGGGAATCGTCCCGTAGGCAGCCCGCGGGCCCCGGCCACGCCGCCCCTACGCGGCGTGGCCGCCACCCCCGCGCAGGCCCCGCTGCTCCCGCCGTCCTGTCCTTTCCCTCCGCCCGCCCGAGCCCCTCCGAGGCCCCGGCTCTTCCCCCGGCGGGCAGCGGCTCCGTCTGCGCGCGGTCGCGGCCCCCGAGCCGCGTGGACGGAAGCCAGGGCTCCGTTCGGCGTTCCGCAGCCGTTGAGCGGGTAGTGTGTGCAATGAGCGCCTTCCCCAGGGGCAGGCCGGGCTGCCGCGCCtcgcctccttctcctccccgtGGACGGCACCATCTGAGCCCTCCCGCGGAGGGTCTTAGGGACCACCGATGCTGCCGTGTGTATCCGCATTTTCCCAGTGAGGAAAAGGAGGTTCAGCAGGTGGGGAAGCAGTCAGCCAGGCCCGGCCCACTCACCTGCACACCTGCCTGGCAAGGAGAGGGGAGAGTAGCCGCCTGCCCCCACTTGCCCCAGCTCCTTCCAGAGGGCGGGAAGAGTGGCAAGGGTGCCCATCCGATGGCatccaccccgccccccgcccccgtggcCGAGCTCCCAGCGGCAGCTAGTGCAGCAGCAGCCGCGGAGGcctgcctggggtgggagggctcCCTGGTCACCTGTGGGACTCAGCAgcctgggaagaaggaaggagtgtACTTCAGCTATTGTTTGCTGTGACGTTGGCAGGGAGCAGCCACGCTGTCAGGGCCCCAAGGGGTGCCGGGGGAGTTTCAGCCCATCTGACGTGGCCACTCTGCTAAGCTAACATTTGCCTTGCAGAAATCAAGGTCCCAACCTATTTCAACACAGAGTTAGCGTGTGCTGGAACTCAGCCCTGGATCCCGCTGCCCTTGATTAACTTCCTCTTGCACTCACTTTGTCCCAATACACCGCTCTGCAGAGACAGATGTCCCTGTTAACCCCCTTGAAAGGGGGGAACAGAGGTAAAGGTGCAAggcccatccccacctccctgctgttAAGCCTCTGGAATGGAGGCCCTCATGTTCTTGGCCCTTGGTAGCCTGGTGTGCAGGAGAGGGGTCTAGGCCCACAGTCGAGCCAAAGGTCATGGAGGCTGGGCTCTGAGTCACAGGTCCACGGCGGTTAAGCTTCCTTGCCCTCCCTGACCATCACATCTTCACCAACCCGGAGTCCAGGCAGAGTGAGCACCTGACAACATACCGTTGATGCCTATACCAGAGCAGCAGGTGTGAACTGGGCGGTCCTGGGCCTGTCGGGCAAATGGGTGTCGGGCAACTGGCTACAGAGCACGCAGGGCCTGCACCAAGGGGGCATGCTGCCATGACCGCTGCTGCTGTCCTGAGGAAGCATCCTTCCCTTTGCCCGCTGCGTGTCActcattctttctcctcctcctccccggctCACAGAGGCTGCATACGAATGCTACCACCTCCCTGAAGGGCCACCTACAGGGGCTAGAGTCAGCCGCTCTCTCCTGAGGGCAAAGTTGTTAGTTCCTCATGCAAAGCTCCGTAACCGGAGCTGCAGTCCTGTTACCCAGAGCGCACCGGACACAGGGCTACACACTTGCCAGGACAATCGGCAGCCCCTCCCAGTAGCCTTCACTGTCCAAAGAAGGCTGCCACTGAGCACCTGCAAGGGGGGCTGGGCTGACCTGGGACGGAATCTAAGTACATGTTAGAGGCCAGGGTACCAAGAATGTCAAATGGCCCACTGATAGCTTTCTACCACACATAGAAATAACATTTGGGGTGTATTGAGttaaatatactattaaaatttatttcatctgttttccCTTTAATGTAGCTCGTTGGAAGTTTAAGATTCCATACATGCCTGGCATATTCCCATCAGACAGCGCTGGTCTAGACACTGAACGCATCGTGGGAGGGGGTCAGGGGCCCCCCCCTATGCAGCAGCCCCGGCCTGGGGCTGTAGCTCCCTAGATTGCGTAGCTGACAACCAACCATTTCAGTGATTGTGGAAAGGAGCCTTTGGAGGGGTGGCCACAGTCTCAGTGTGGGTGAAGGCTGGTAGCCCACGGCCATGAGCCTCCCCCCTCACTCCTCCAGGGCATAAAGTAGCTGCAGTGAAATGGTTTGTTAAGTGGATGCTTGTAGGGCAGTCCTGCTCCACACCAGGTGCTCTGCTCAGCCTCTGACTCAAGCCCTTGGTCCTGGGTGCTGAGGCTGGGGGCATGGGAGGGCCCTGCTTGACTGAGCCTGGAGAGAGCAAGGGGCTGCCTCCATGAGACAGGGTTAGCTGAGTGGTCCAGGGAAAAAATGGATTATGGCTTCAGAAGTGTAAAGAGCTGGCAGGGAGGGCTTCTGGAAGAGGAGGCCATACAAGCGAGCAGGTCTGAATGGAGAGGAAGCGAACATGAGTTCCTTCAGGAGAGCGCAGGTCCAGGACAGAGAGAGCTGGGTGTTAAAGCGTGCTCTGTGGCCGCCATGGTGTGGAACGGCTGTTGGTGGTGTGTGGCCAGGCCAAGCATAAGGAGAGGGCGGCACCTCCGTGGGGGCAGCTGGGGTATAAAGCCAGCACTCATAGAGCCATCCCAGACCCCTGGGGTGCCTTGCAAGAACAAATCCACATGCAAGCTAAGCGTGAGCACGGCACCGACTCCTGTCTTGTCTCCGCATCTGCAAATGTGCCTGGCACCTGGCAAGCCtcagagaacttttttttcttaattgtcgAGCAAAGTGCTAAACATGTAAGGTGGTATAAGTGAGAGGGGTGTCCTAGAAAGCACAGGAAGAATGCTAATTCCATGTGAGTCAGGCCACAGAGATTCAGAGCCCTGTTAGCTGCAGCAGGGCCCTGGAAAGAACTGAGTGAGACCTCTTTCATGAAACTGTATGTtgagcccctactgtgtgccaggcactgctagGAGCTGGGACTGTGGGTGTGGGACTGACAGGCCGGGCCTCTGCCCTGGGGAGCGTGGACACTGGGCAGCTGCCCCACGGGAGCAGCTGGCAAGACCTTGGTCCCACCTGCTGGTGACAGGGTAGAGCCAGGGATGGAGGAAAAGACGCATTGTGGCTGAAGCAA encodes the following:
- the SEC16A gene encoding protein transport protein Sec16A isoform X2 — encoded protein: MQPPPQAAPSGVVGPPPAGTPQSMFWSNRPYRRQANNNAPVTPITCPLQPVTDPFAFSRQALQNTSLGGSSKSSPPILQGPAPPAFLQRPGLPVPHTDAGDTPQGPVSQPRADGSLFSSVLTPSAPSEPEVNRSAEVAPSSEPEVQTLPYSQYIPGAGADSSHGGHPHTNMLGPDRLLSSQNPHDSAAALAPSPFFPQPRQQMPGQWGPGQGGPQPSGQHYWPRPEGPVQNAVPHTSIVSQFPAPSNPHLGPGHEQLSSLVSLPGPLASDGSNEVAYLQSGNHSTNNFDPENAFRQNSRAGNTWASQELRPSPGVNKEQLPDLALVNPLAQGNSPESHLHYPPGAGTSRALSEVDSGALSMFFQGGETENEENLSSEKTGSAGQSDFDGFSPSPALGHPPVHVGAGGIYQALPKGSNSEAMQQGGHPQPYFSQSAGPQPDRPTTASAAIAAWGSAASAGAHAASSSQSENVEDLEFIQNQEVLPSEPLSLDPSSPSDQVRYGPLPGPAVPRLGVVGHAGGGGPNLEAPDSTPHPVRSDSVSSGYSSKSHRNLSSAARPQDVGTFIQQEVGKPEDESSGSFFKQIDSSPVGGEANETTVSQNHRSSLSQTSTPSPPKPTGIFQTSANSSFEPVKSHLVGVKLVEADRANVVGEVRGTIAHQKQRRPAAAPPDTSPGNLEQPPDNMETLFTLQACSPPFSIPVEPGYGLVHAGGPPLETVPLAAEKRPLARAQGAVKCESPVTTLWAQNELPDFGGNVLLAPAAPALHVPVKPQPSEVIQPPDEGASALQSQQPGSGLPLHSGDSIGASENLENPPKMGEEEALPSQASSGYASLLSSPPTESLQNQPVLIAQPDQSYNLAQPINFSVSLSSPNEKNQPWRDGLVGDKPSASSRAVGGDSGDSAPVSGIVAGCLTRSPLPNSLTHSSFPQVPGTSEIVSNQSTNLLVQPPPHPVPKNLLSESQKIDNAKNVLPELVCGPAGSTGVMLVPPANATSVPAGNKADHSSHWEETSGALDFTLNRTLENPLRMYSPSHSDSSACQHTVSSHPRQPGPGPHNSNHFYQQVTKDAQEQRGPERAQQEPAPPPPQGPKATCTDPSNPGGPPVQGQPQNSVPPPTSPAPADAGQPLPPRPPRSSSASVVSTSSSQAAVRSDQHWLQPPPPDLASYYYYRPLYDGYQSHYPSPYPPEPGTAPLYYQDVYGLYEPRYRPYDSAASAYAESYRYSEPERPSSRASHCSDRPPARQRYPEGYYSSRSGWSSQSDHYADYYPGQYDYADPGHWDQYHYGSRFRDPRACDRRHWYDAEYDACRKDSCAYGDRPERYDDPWRYDPRFTGSFDDDPEPHRDPYGEEADRRSVHSERSAQSLRSSFSSHSRQSQIYRNHGVTAAPYEAPHPPGSLPGDYAYGAYGSNFGSAQGFPEYGYPAEAGWPSTEQAPSRPTSPEKFSVPHVCARFGPGGQLIKVIPNLPSEGQPALVEMHSMETLLQHTPEQEELRSFPGPLGKDDTHKVDVINFAQNKATKCLQNENLIDKESASLLWNFIVLLCRQNGTVVGTDLAELLLRDHKTAWLPGKSPNEANLIDFTNEAVEQVEEEESGEAQLSFLTDSQAASSSALEKETERFRELLLYGRKKDALESAMKNALWGHALLLASKMDSRTHARVMTRFANSLPINDPLQTVYQLMSGRMPAASTCCGDEKWGDWRPHLAMVLSNLSSNVDVESRAMATMGDTLASKGLLDAAHFCYLMAQVGLGVYTKKTTKLVLIGSNHSLPFLKFATNEAIQRTEAYEYAQSLGAQTCSFPSFQVFKFIYSCRLAEMGLATQAFHYCEVIAKSILLQPHKYSPVLISQLVQIASQLRLFDPQLREKPEEEAFVEPAWLVQLQSVDKQVKEGAAVWSRGGTFPQRCPSTPSSEAGQYDGPALSQPGGPGTGNPLLAPPVPSAEHFGQGVRLLPSAPPTLPDSHPALPARVPLFPVPSPPGPVELGPGCGPSGAALGFPEPSGPDPVAPYAAPGLPPGAPSPQESEHAPQEARSQDPGVMPPEVLGRNSLLELREEGLGGKFADLGSSMMSQDSEVPPGWECAGSSVLQPPTSTPEAKRPAPAARKEAKEPKKSGESWFSRWLPGKKRTEAYLPDDKNKSIVWDEKKNRWVDVNEPEEEKKAPPPPPTSLPKAPLTAPPGPGGPPRASVNMFSRKAAGARARYVDVFNPGGPQRSEPALAPAEFFAPLAPLPIPAHLFGPNTDAEEAPPAEGAGREGQAPVGGPANPEPASEPQVFSSAVALPGPELPPAREDGSQGGELSRCSSVSSLSREVSRHFYQAPSNHPPAGGAPGAAVPFYSPAHFAQASAPSGGSRMGRIGQRKYPALS